A genome region from Candidatus Hydrogenedens sp. includes the following:
- a CDS encoding acyl-CoA dehydratase activase: MSEYFVIGLDIGSATAKAVLVDNDGKICAYAVRPTGGRLVQSAEDVKREALSQVGVREELVKAIITTGYGRDIVQNKTKSLTEITCHAKGAYIIKPEIRFVIDIGGQDSKAILLEPDGQVGRFEMNDKCAAGTGRFLEVMARTLGIHLDEMGDIAVRSEKCSKISSTCTVFAESEVISLLAQGEEIPSVVSGLCRAIAERVYGLASRVGITSPIMMTGGVAKNKGVVSWLSKTLKQELIVPEEPQIIGALGASMIGVEWVKKNNQAVNKVTQNI; this comes from the coding sequence ATGAGTGAATATTTTGTAATTGGGCTTGATATAGGTTCAGCAACAGCGAAAGCGGTGCTTGTAGATAATGACGGAAAAATCTGTGCTTATGCAGTTCGCCCTACGGGAGGCAGATTGGTGCAATCTGCTGAGGATGTCAAAAGAGAAGCTTTGTCGCAAGTTGGCGTAAGAGAAGAGTTGGTTAAGGCTATAATTACTACGGGTTATGGCAGGGATATTGTTCAAAATAAAACAAAGAGTTTAACAGAAATAACCTGCCATGCTAAAGGTGCATATATAATAAAGCCAGAAATACGATTTGTGATTGACATAGGAGGTCAGGATTCGAAAGCAATTTTGCTTGAACCCGATGGACAGGTAGGTCGTTTTGAAATGAATGATAAATGTGCTGCGGGGACAGGTCGGTTTTTGGAGGTAATGGCACGGACTTTGGGTATTCATCTTGATGAGATGGGAGATATTGCGGTTCGTTCGGAGAAGTGTTCCAAGATTTCCTCTACCTGCACTGTTTTTGCGGAGAGTGAAGTAATTTCATTACTGGCTCAGGGAGAAGAAATACCATCGGTTGTATCGGGTTTATGCCGTGCCATTGCAGAACGGGTATATGGATTGGCTTCGCGGGTTGGTATTACTTCGCCGATAATGATGACCGGAGGTGTTGCAAAAAATAAGGGTGTGGTGAGTTGGTTGTCTAAAACACTAAAGCAAGAGTTAATTGTGCCAGAGGAACCGCAAATAATCGGGGCTTTAGGCGCAAGTATGATTGGTGTAGAATGGGTTAAAAAAAATAATCAAGCGGTGAACAAAGTAACACAAAACATATAA
- a CDS encoding C1 family peptidase: protein MKYKEVYRGSKYITGKNIIFIHIFLIYLFIITFPIHAQLTYEDIQRLKQEAIANNWTFEIGETSATQRSLKGLTGYIPPNPQFINELQYTEKPVIPTEKLPSRWDWRDKTPGGLPPIRDQGDCGSCWAFATVGALECAIKIKDGINVDLSEQWLVDCATGLFWYGCDGGISAHDWHKGTRTDSCGGYGAVLETDYPYTGYDGSCSCPKPHYYTIRDWHYVGPMLGIPSLDALKTAIYRYGPIVASMEAKESFLAYKGGLYNDKTESKDTPNHMIVIVGWDDNYGSGAFIIRNSWGTYWGENGYGYIEYGTAQIGYGADYIEYGTPSDTLLIQPQQDLLFYLSSNNFISPSSIGIRLENISESNINWTSTTDGSLALNPSSGTLTPGENVTIQLTVAQRPTPSGTYTKTFTITNTSTQNSQSFNVKLKKAYPAPISFSLNSDPGWDKTGNWAFGIPAGIGGDPSSGYTGQYVYGYNLNGTYENDMNEETLTSNPIDCSNIQNVTLSFYRWLGIESSTYDHARIDVSTNGTTWTTIWNHTGGTIQENSWSLKTYNISSIADRQPLLLIRWVMGPTDYSDTYAGWNIDDISVSGNTVNITVPNVVGKTLQEAISTITASGLTQGQTSETCSNSFPQGSVISQSPQAGTSVPAGTQVSLVLSSGYCPVIVPDIVGLEYTEAENQIISSGLTLGDIEYICDNTIPENSVISQNPTAGTEVPFGTSVNLSISTGPCPPEGNFEGSSEGIEGEGSIEGSTEGNPEGLEGEGSIDGIFEGEGIPEGEGLAEGITEGSVEGEGIVEGTQEGLPDGHEGEGGNEGIPEGAEGEGIPEGSLEGTVEGGEGVQEGSNEGIEGEGIQEGITEGIAEGEGIQEGSIEGEIIRTYHSADKNNDGIIDLSELLRVIQFFNSGSYHCQSNSEDGYAPGEGIDYNCLPHTSDYKPQDWKIDLSELLRLIQFFNSGGYYYCPEISEDNYCPNVKS, encoded by the coding sequence ATGAAGTATAAAGAAGTATATAGAGGAAGTAAATACATTACGGGGAAGAATATTATTTTCATTCATATATTTCTGATATATTTATTCATAATTACTTTTCCTATCCATGCCCAACTTACTTATGAAGATATCCAAAGATTAAAACAGGAAGCCATCGCAAACAACTGGACTTTTGAGATAGGTGAAACATCAGCAACACAAAGAAGTCTCAAGGGATTAACAGGATACATCCCCCCTAACCCACAATTCATTAATGAACTTCAATATACCGAGAAACCTGTTATCCCGACGGAGAAATTGCCCTCACGTTGGGATTGGCGTGATAAGACACCTGGCGGATTACCCCCCATTCGCGACCAGGGGGACTGCGGTTCCTGCTGGGCGTTTGCCACAGTCGGAGCACTCGAATGTGCTATTAAGATTAAAGATGGTATAAATGTAGATTTATCCGAACAATGGTTAGTAGATTGTGCAACGGGTTTATTCTGGTATGGCTGTGATGGGGGTATTTCCGCTCACGATTGGCATAAAGGAACTCGAACCGATTCCTGTGGCGGCTATGGCGCCGTTCTTGAAACAGATTATCCTTATACTGGTTATGACGGGAGTTGTAGCTGTCCTAAACCGCATTACTACACCATTCGCGATTGGCACTATGTAGGACCTATGTTAGGAATACCCTCTTTAGATGCCCTTAAAACTGCCATATATCGCTATGGACCTATTGTTGCATCTATGGAGGCAAAGGAATCATTTCTTGCTTATAAAGGTGGTTTATACAACGACAAAACTGAATCAAAAGATACTCCGAACCACATGATAGTAATTGTCGGTTGGGACGATAACTACGGGAGCGGTGCCTTCATTATTCGAAACTCCTGGGGAACTTACTGGGGTGAAAACGGTTATGGGTATATTGAATACGGAACTGCTCAAATAGGTTACGGGGCAGATTACATTGAATATGGAACACCTTCTGATACATTGCTAATACAACCCCAACAGGATTTGTTGTTTTATCTAAGTTCTAATAACTTTATTTCCCCTTCGTCTATTGGTATCCGTCTTGAAAATATCAGTGAATCCAATATCAACTGGACATCTACCACCGATGGAAGTCTTGCGTTAAATCCATCATCGGGAACGCTAACTCCGGGCGAAAATGTAACCATTCAATTAACTGTCGCCCAACGACCCACCCCATCGGGAACATATACAAAAACTTTTACAATAACGAATACTTCTACACAGAATAGCCAGAGTTTTAATGTTAAACTCAAAAAAGCATACCCAGCACCCATTTCTTTTTCACTAAATAGCGACCCCGGATGGGACAAAACGGGAAACTGGGCTTTCGGTATTCCTGCAGGTATCGGTGGAGACCCATCTTCAGGATACACAGGGCAATATGTATATGGCTATAACTTGAACGGCACTTATGAAAATGATATGAATGAGGAAACTTTAACATCCAATCCCATAGATTGTTCTAATATTCAAAATGTGACCTTATCTTTTTATCGCTGGTTAGGAATTGAATCGTCTACTTATGACCATGCACGGATAGATGTGAGTACAAACGGAACAACATGGACTACCATCTGGAACCACACTGGGGGAACAATACAAGAAAATTCCTGGTCATTGAAAACTTATAACATTTCCTCTATCGCAGACCGTCAACCTCTTTTACTCATTCGTTGGGTTATGGGTCCTACTGATTACAGCGATACCTATGCAGGCTGGAACATTGATGATATATCCGTATCAGGAAATACAGTGAATATAACTGTTCCTAATGTCGTAGGAAAAACATTGCAAGAGGCAATATCAACTATAACAGCATCAGGTTTAACTCAGGGACAAACAAGCGAAACATGTAGCAATTCTTTTCCACAAGGTTCTGTTATTTCTCAGTCACCCCAGGCAGGTACCTCGGTTCCTGCTGGGACACAAGTAAGTTTGGTTCTATCTTCCGGATATTGTCCAGTAATTGTTCCCGATATTGTGGGATTGGAATATACAGAGGCTGAAAATCAGATTATATCGAGTGGGCTCACCCTTGGAGATATTGAATATATTTGTGATAATACAATTCCCGAAAATAGTGTGATTAGTCAAAATCCAACTGCGGGGACTGAAGTTCCTTTTGGAACATCTGTTAATCTGAGCATATCCACAGGTCCCTGCCCTCCAGAAGGAAACTTTGAAGGTTCCTCAGAAGGTATTGAAGGAGAAGGAAGCATCGAAGGTTCTACGGAAGGAAATCCTGAAGGTCTGGAAGGTGAAGGAAGTATCGATGGCATATTTGAAGGGGAAGGTATCCCCGAAGGAGAAGGACTTGCAGAAGGTATAACAGAAGGTTCTGTCGAAGGAGAAGGTATAGTTGAGGGAACACAGGAAGGGCTTCCTGATGGTCATGAAGGAGAAGGGGGTAATGAAGGCATTCCTGAAGGTGCGGAGGGGGAAGGTATTCCTGAAGGGTCATTAGAAGGAACAGTGGAAGGTGGAGAAGGAGTGCAAGAAGGTAGTAATGAAGGTATCGAAGGCGAAGGTATTCAGGAGGGCATAACAGAAGGGATTGCCGAAGGTGAGGGTATTCAGGAGGGAAGTATCGAAGGGGAAATTATTCGAACTTACCACAGTGCTGACAAAAATAATGATGGCATTATAGATTTGAGCGAACTACTCCGTGTTATTCAATTCTTTAATTCAGGAAGTTATCATTGTCAGTCAAATTCAGAAGATGGTTATGCCCCAGGAGAAGGGATAGATTATAATTGTCTACCTCATACCTCGGACTATAAACCGCAGGATTGGAAAATTGATTTATCGGAACTTCTTCGTCTCATCCAATTCTTCAACTCAGGTGGTTATTACTACTGTCCCGAAATTAGTGAAGATAATTACTGCCCTAATGTAAAATCATAA
- a CDS encoding 2-hydroxyacyl-CoA dehydratase family protein, with product MNSDLRELIQPFAKVHEDLYYFAKKAKQESEKVAGFLCTYSPQELFHAGGYFPVRVIGEEGGTPLADQWLQPYACSFAKGVLNLGLTGDFSFLDLVVFSHTCDTMQNLAEVWRRRVEGTPIIVVSTPNLNAGEIALTYLKRELTRVKEEVERISGNKIRDEKLLESMKLYEQHRNNMNRLYQLRQANPSLLSGTEMFTIVLSSFLMKKEEHNKLLENLIKELGSKSPQELKKPRILVGGSVCQAQGFIQSIEAAGVVVSDDDLCMGSRSYVLPSVPQGEPIDMLAQMYLSRIPCPAFHKPGYDPAEVYIEKVRNGHIDGVIFLQTKFCDPYAFNYPYLRKRLEQEGVPSLLLEVEQNQPVPEAFRTRVEAFVETLNR from the coding sequence ATGAATTCAGATTTAAGGGAGTTAATTCAACCTTTTGCGAAGGTTCATGAAGATTTATATTATTTTGCTAAAAAAGCAAAGCAGGAGAGCGAGAAGGTAGCAGGCTTTTTGTGTACTTATTCGCCACAGGAATTGTTTCATGCGGGAGGGTATTTTCCTGTGCGTGTTATAGGTGAAGAAGGAGGTACTCCATTAGCAGATCAATGGCTACAGCCGTATGCCTGTAGTTTTGCTAAGGGGGTACTTAATTTAGGTTTAACGGGTGATTTTTCTTTTCTGGATTTGGTGGTGTTCAGTCATACATGCGACACAATGCAAAATTTGGCTGAAGTATGGAGAAGACGCGTAGAAGGGACTCCAATTATTGTTGTTTCTACTCCTAATTTGAATGCAGGAGAGATTGCTCTTACTTATTTAAAGCGTGAATTAACACGAGTGAAAGAAGAAGTAGAACGGATTTCGGGAAATAAGATAAGGGATGAAAAACTTTTGGAAAGTATGAAACTTTATGAACAACATAGAAATAATATGAATCGTTTGTATCAATTAAGACAGGCAAATCCCTCTTTGTTGTCAGGAACTGAAATGTTTACCATTGTCCTTTCTTCTTTTTTGATGAAGAAGGAGGAACATAATAAATTGTTGGAAAATTTAATTAAAGAGTTAGGAAGCAAATCCCCTCAAGAATTGAAAAAACCGCGTATTTTGGTTGGAGGAAGTGTGTGTCAGGCACAGGGTTTTATACAATCTATTGAAGCAGCAGGGGTTGTGGTTTCAGATGATGATTTATGTATGGGGTCAAGGTCGTATGTGCTTCCATCTGTGCCACAAGGAGAACCGATTGATATGTTGGCGCAGATGTATCTTTCGCGAATTCCCTGTCCTGCATTTCATAAACCGGGCTATGACCCTGCTGAGGTTTATATTGAGAAGGTGAGAAACGGACATATTGATGGTGTGATATTCCTTCAAACGAAATTCTGTGACCCGTATGCGTTTAATTATCCTTATCTACGGAAAAGATTGGAGCAGGAGGGAGTTCCCAGCCTTCTTCTGGAAGTGGAACAAAATCAGCCTGTTCCGGAGGCATTCCGAACACGCGTAGAAGCATTTGTAGAAACATTAAATAGATGA